One Campylobacter sputorum subsp. sputorum DNA segment encodes these proteins:
- the leuB gene encoding 3-isopropylmalate dehydrogenase, giving the protein MKRYNICVIKGDGIGPEIIDESIKVLDAISGKFDIEFNYEYCQMGGAAYDIFGEPLPDETLQKALSSDAVLFGAIGGEKWDNLPRDKRPESGLLKLRKNLEVFANLRPATIFDELIDASNLKKEVVEGVDFIVVRELTGGIYFGEPRKQESGKAYNTMIYSKQEIQRIAKIGFEIAQKRKKSLCLVDKANVLETSSLWREVVNEAAKDYTDVKLSFMYVDNAAMQIIRDPKQFDVILTENLFGDILSDEASMICGSIGLLPSASIGGKVGIYEPIHGSAPDIANQGIANPMATILSAALMLRYAFNEEDAAKCIENAVKQTLKDGYRTKDLAAFGAKEICTTSEIGSIIADYVTRYEK; this is encoded by the coding sequence ATGAAAAGATACAATATTTGCGTAATAAAAGGTGATGGAATAGGACCTGAAATCATAGATGAATCTATAAAAGTACTAGATGCTATAAGTGGGAAATTTGATATAGAGTTTAATTATGAGTATTGTCAAATGGGTGGGGCTGCTTATGATATATTTGGTGAACCACTTCCAGATGAAACTTTGCAAAAAGCATTAAGTAGCGATGCTGTGCTTTTTGGTGCAATTGGCGGAGAAAAATGGGACAATCTACCGCGTGATAAAAGACCAGAAAGTGGGCTTTTAAAACTTAGAAAAAATTTAGAAGTTTTTGCAAATTTAAGACCTGCGACAATTTTTGATGAGTTAATAGACGCCTCAAATTTAAAAAAAGAAGTTGTAGAAGGCGTTGATTTTATAGTTGTTAGAGAATTAACCGGCGGAATATATTTTGGCGAACCAAGAAAACAAGAGAGTGGTAAAGCATATAACACTATGATTTATTCAAAACAAGAGATACAAAGAATAGCAAAAATAGGCTTTGAAATAGCACAAAAAAGAAAAAAAAGCTTATGTCTTGTTGATAAAGCAAATGTCCTTGAAACAAGCTCTTTATGGCGTGAAGTTGTAAATGAAGCAGCAAAGGATTATACGGATGTAAAACTAAGTTTTATGTATGTTGATAATGCTGCAATGCAAATCATTAGAGATCCAAAACAATTTGATGTGATTTTAACAGAAAACCTATTTGGCGATATTTTAAGTGATGAAGCAAGTATGATTTGTGGTTCTATCGGACTTTTGCCAAGTGCTAGTATAGGTGGTAAAGTTGGCATTTACGAACCGATTCATGGAAGTGCACCCGATATAGCAAATCAAGGTATAGCAAATCCAATGGCAACTATCCTAAGTGCGGCTTTAATGCTAAGATATGCTTTTAATGAAGAAGATGCAGCAAAATGTATAGAAAATGCTGTAAAACAAACTTTAAAAGATGGCTATAGAACAAAAGATTTAGCAGCATTTGGTGCTAAAGAAATATGCACAACCAGTGAAATAGGCAGCATTATAGCTGATTATGTAACAAGATATGAGAAATAA
- a CDS encoding CiaD-like domain-containing protein, which produces MKLEDLAKSVAYEISAELEQEREQQIYKSEQKVDDNAHNIAQIKQELNQIDGDNNTKEQIFLQNTKERILVLFEGLNENTKGDISLRLDLTIKFLEFLLASIENRLDELRK; this is translated from the coding sequence ATGAAACTAGAAGACTTAGCAAAAAGCGTAGCTTATGAAATCAGCGCAGAGTTAGAGCAAGAAAGAGAACAGCAAATATATAAAAGTGAGCAAAAAGTTGATGATAATGCACACAATATAGCACAAATCAAACAAGAGCTTAATCAAATAGATGGCGATAATAACACAAAAGAGCAGATTTTTTTACAAAATACAAAAGAGAGAATTTTAGTGTTATTTGAAGGCTTAAACGAAAACACAAAAGGCGATATAAGTTTAAGGCTAGATTTAACAATAAAATTTTTAGAGTTTTTGCTTGCTAGTATCGAAAATAGACTAGATGAATTGCGAAAATAG
- a CDS encoding CCA tRNA nucleotidyltransferase has product MNCENSELKEVINFLKPYTNRAYFVGGSVRDKLLNIKNSDYDIEVYDISKDKFELLMQKIGAVGVGKSYFVYKYKNIDISLPRTETKIGRGHKAFEVSICNDEKLASKRRDFTINSLMLNIFDGKLLDFWGGKNDLENKILKIIDENSFKEDSLRVLRAIQFVSRFNLTIDKNSFEIMKNIDLNDLSKDRIRLEIIKMFKGKFQEKAFKYLYELNLCSIVFGIEITKNEFEKICQNLNDGFQLVNNQMYFLYKFSNITKCNKSKLLKHLNLSFQYKKILNEPFFANPTKKDLLITSLEMPLSNWLGLDTKELVSIAKNLGIYDNTFKTDISSSDVIKDGFSGENIGKEIKRRKLKMIDEFLTKNN; this is encoded by the coding sequence ATGAATTGCGAAAATAGCGAGTTAAAAGAAGTTATTAATTTTCTAAAACCATACACAAATAGAGCATACTTTGTTGGCGGCAGCGTTAGAGACAAACTGCTTAATATTAAAAATAGCGATTATGATATAGAAGTTTATGATATTTCTAAAGATAAATTTGAACTTTTAATGCAAAAAATCGGTGCAGTTGGCGTTGGTAAAAGCTATTTTGTTTATAAATATAAAAATATCGATATTTCTCTTCCAAGGACTGAAACTAAGATAGGTCGTGGTCACAAAGCTTTTGAAGTTAGTATTTGCAATGATGAAAAACTAGCTTCAAAAAGACGCGATTTTACTATAAATTCTCTTATGCTAAATATATTTGATGGAAAACTTTTGGATTTTTGGGGTGGAAAAAATGATTTAGAAAATAAAATTTTAAAAATCATTGATGAAAATAGTTTTAAAGAAGATAGCCTTAGGGTTTTAAGAGCTATCCAGTTTGTATCAAGATTTAATCTAACCATAGATAAAAACAGCTTTGAAATTATGAAAAATATTGATTTAAACGATCTTAGCAAAGATAGAATTCGCCTTGAAATTATAAAAATGTTTAAAGGAAAGTTTCAAGAAAAAGCATTTAAGTACCTCTATGAACTTAATCTTTGTTCGATTGTTTTTGGTATAGAAATAACAAAAAACGAATTTGAAAAAATTTGTCAAAATTTAAATGATGGGTTTCAGCTTGTTAATAACCAGATGTATTTTTTATATAAATTTTCAAATATAACAAAATGCAATAAATCAAAACTTTTAAAACATTTAAATTTATCTTTTCAATATAAAAAAATACTAAATGAGCCATTTTTTGCAAATCCAACAAAAAAAGATCTTCTTATAACTAGCCTTGAAATGCCGCTTTCTAACTGGCTTGGATTAGATACGAAAGAACTTGTAAGTATAGCAAAAAATCTAGGAATTTATGATAATACTTTTAAAACAGATATATCTTCAAGCGATGTTATAAAAGATGGGTTTAGTGGCGAAAATATCGGCAAAGAGATAAAAAGAAGAAAACTTAAGATGATAGATGAGTTTTTAACTAAAAACAATTAA
- the purU gene encoding formyltetrahydrofolate deformylase, with translation MEKYILKIDCKDQKGLIYRISDTIFKFGLNIAKNHEFVDHEVNKFFYRAEIDCEKSIDETAFCGTLSAMLGSEANIVLKKSSKKDIVILATKETHCLGDMLIKHSSGELNANILAVIANHDDLRELVEKFGIKFYCVESNGTKREDHEQDILNLLSKFSFDYMVLAKYMRILSPNFVKAYENKIINIHHSFLPAFIGANPYKQAYERGVKIIGATSHFVNNDLDEGPIITQDVARVNHEMSWQDMQKVGRNIERNVLAAALDLVFDDRIFVYNNKTVIF, from the coding sequence ATGGAAAAATACATACTAAAAATCGACTGCAAAGACCAAAAAGGATTGATATATAGAATATCTGATACTATATTTAAATTTGGATTAAACATAGCAAAAAATCATGAATTTGTCGATCATGAAGTTAATAAATTTTTTTATAGAGCCGAAATAGACTGCGAAAAAAGTATAGATGAAACTGCATTTTGCGGCACACTTAGTGCAATGCTTGGCAGCGAAGCAAATATAGTTTTAAAAAAATCTAGCAAAAAAGACATAGTTATACTAGCTACAAAAGAAACCCATTGTTTGGGCGATATGCTAATAAAACACAGTAGCGGTGAGTTAAATGCGAATATTTTGGCTGTAATTGCAAATCACGATGATTTAAGAGAACTTGTAGAGAAATTTGGCATTAAGTTTTATTGCGTTGAGAGCAACGGCACAAAAAGAGAAGATCATGAGCAAGATATTTTAAACTTACTTAGTAAATTTAGTTTTGATTATATGGTTTTAGCAAAATATATGAGAATACTATCCCCAAATTTTGTAAAGGCTTACGAAAATAAAATCATAAACATTCATCACTCTTTCTTGCCTGCATTTATAGGGGCAAATCCCTACAAACAAGCTTACGAAAGAGGAGTTAAGATAATTGGTGCAACTTCGCATTTTGTAAATAACGACCTTGATGAAGGACCAATAATAACTCAAGATGTAGCAAGAGTAAATCATGAGATGAGTTGGCAAGATATGCAAAAAGTAGGTAGAAATATCGAAAGAAATGTCCTTGCTGCAGCACTTGACCTTGTGTTTGATGATAGAATTTTTGTTTATAACAACAAAACAGTAATTTTCTAA
- a CDS encoding tRNA (cytidine(34)-2'-O)-methyltransferase: MFNIVLVHPQIPQNTGAIGRLCVNANLNLHIIKPTIFDIDEKAVRRAGLDYWKKLNPTIWESLDDFLNTNSDFDKFHFATTKTDKLYYDAKFKTGDFIFFGGESTGLPMDFMKKNWKNAITIPMGESGRSLNLAMSVGIIAYEAIRQNIKNFEFRK, translated from the coding sequence ATGTTTAATATAGTTTTAGTTCATCCACAAATTCCACAAAATACCGGTGCGATAGGCAGACTTTGTGTAAATGCAAATCTAAATTTACACATCATAAAACCAACTATTTTTGATATTGACGAAAAAGCTGTAAGGAGAGCCGGGCTTGATTACTGGAAAAAGCTAAACCCTACAATATGGGAAAGTTTAGATGATTTTTTAAACACAAACAGCGACTTTGATAAATTTCACTTTGCAACCACAAAGACAGATAAACTATACTATGATGCTAAATTTAAAACTGGCGATTTTATATTTTTTGGTGGTGAAAGCACAGGGCTGCCAATGGATTTTATGAAAAAAAACTGGAAAAACGCTATAACAATACCAATGGGGGAAAGCGGTAGAAGTTTAAATTTAGCAATGAGTGTTGGGATAATAGCTTATGAGGCGATTAGACAAAATATAAAAAATTTCGAGTTTAGAAAATGA
- a CDS encoding endonuclease/exonuclease/phosphatase family protein: MKKIFLIIISFVFLYSSELKIATYNVENLFDDKFDGTEYYDFNIKKSSWNTKKYQEKLSNLSGTIKKINPDIIALQEVENYSTLQDLAKQSGYKFYKFTKDKTSPFGVGVMSKIEILGTKNYAVKSVKTRDILRADFKFDDSEFSIFINHFPAAKNPIKDRRSAATTLYQAVNETIKKGKKNLILLGDFNSDLGDNFLLNDIIRINKFTNLWDEIPKNLQISHKSNRAIDHVLLSQSFFQNSPYYKKGSFGICKASINYFEISDHLPLCFSINSEKTSIDLVTKTINEIYKNQQIDTKTLIQKATVIYKDEVGYVISQGQGESVFVFDKNAVVDVGKIYDLIAYKSEIYDGNFEITSAKIINSYDKITDIDKYKIDFKNINTARSGDIITNIVGDVKSGYLHTKFGKIKLFSRSKKLNDGLDFKEALFWNYKGQKELIIK, from the coding sequence ATGAAAAAAATATTTTTAATTATAATATCGTTTGTTTTTTTATATTCAAGTGAGCTAAAAATCGCAACTTATAATGTAGAAAATCTTTTTGATGATAAATTTGATGGAACAGAATATTATGACTTTAATATCAAAAAATCTTCTTGGAATACAAAAAAATATCAAGAAAAACTCTCAAATTTAAGTGGGACTATAAAAAAAATAAACCCAGATATCATTGCACTACAAGAAGTTGAAAACTACTCAACTTTGCAAGATTTAGCAAAACAAAGTGGTTATAAATTCTATAAATTTACAAAAGATAAAACTTCGCCTTTTGGAGTTGGAGTTATGTCTAAAATAGAAATTTTAGGCACAAAAAACTATGCCGTAAAAAGCGTAAAAACAAGAGATATTTTAAGAGCAGATTTTAAATTTGATGATAGTGAGTTTAGTATATTTATAAACCACTTTCCAGCCGCTAAAAATCCCATAAAAGATCGTAGATCCGCTGCTACAACACTTTATCAGGCTGTAAATGAAACAATCAAAAAAGGCAAAAAAAATCTAATTTTACTAGGTGATTTTAACAGCGACTTGGGAGATAATTTTTTATTAAACGATATTATAAGAATAAATAAATTTACAAACCTTTGGGATGAAATACCAAAAAATTTACAAATTTCACATAAAAGCAATCGTGCGATAGATCATGTCTTGTTATCACAAAGCTTTTTTCAAAACTCGCCATACTACAAAAAAGGAAGTTTTGGGATTTGCAAAGCTAGTATTAATTACTTTGAAATTTCAGATCATTTGCCACTTTGTTTTAGCATAAATAGCGAAAAAACAAGTATTGATTTAGTGACAAAAACTATAAATGAAATTTATAAAAATCAACAAATTGATACCAAAACACTCATACAAAAAGCAACTGTAATCTACAAAGATGAAGTTGGATATGTGATTTCTCAAGGACAAGGAGAAAGCGTATTTGTTTTTGACAAAAATGCAGTGGTTGATGTTGGTAAAATTTATGATTTGATAGCCTATAAAAGCGAAATTTATGATGGAAATTTTGAGATAACTAGTGCAAAAATTATCAATTCTTATGATAAAATTACAGATATAGATAAATATAAAATTGATTTTAAAAATATAAACACAGCAAGAAGCGGCGATATCATAACAAATATAGTTGGCGATGTAAAAAGTGGATATTTACACACCAAGTTTGGAAAAATCAAACTTTTTTCACGCTCTAAAAAGTTAAATGACGGCTTGGATTTCAAAGAAGCGTTATTTTGGAATTATAAAGGTCAAAAGGAACTTATCATAAAATGA
- the glyS gene encoding glycine--tRNA ligase subunit beta, with amino-acid sequence MKLLIEIGVEELPAIPFLKELPNIKTKWGKILEEYNLKTKFEFFYTPRRLVFFHNEFLSKQPNSIIQNIGAPKNVAQKDGVWAKAALSFANKCGISENELKFKEINAKEVLYYEEEKIGKNSKEILGEMINKFLSSLNFGKSMRWGNGEFEFIRPVTSIICMLGDENVAMSVFGIQSEKAFFPHKAYGYDKIKFNSIDEYFNKISQNGIILKEEDRKNKILSEFRNLEQKHDIKIQIDNELLSEVVAITEYPTALLGKFENEFLDVPSEVIITSMKVNQRYFPVFKDGKLLNGFIVVSNAISDDYSLIIKGNEKVLRARLSDAMFFWQSDLKTKFDSKMLENVVYMKELGSIEQKEKSEAKLAQILANLYKDELSKFNISNINELLERSIMLSKTDLVSLMVGEFSELQGIMGGYYAKNAGEHELVCTAIKEQYLPTGENSELPSNLFSALVSLSCKLDTLMALFSINKIPTGNKDPYALRRAANGVLRIILNEKLSFDINAILKEISPNYAKFDINTLIDFIFDRMITMYDANTSIIKACINSGQRDIKKLDNAIKALDEISKDESFKDKFDTFKRLANIIKNEQIVEVDTNLFELDAEKNLHSEFKKINTNEQDYKKYLNSLFDLKNHIDDFFDNVMINVENQSIKSNRIAIIGQIYKAFLRVADIKEISF; translated from the coding sequence ATGAAATTACTGATTGAAATTGGAGTTGAAGAATTACCAGCAATACCATTTTTAAAAGAACTTCCAAATATAAAAACAAAATGGGGAAAAATCTTAGAAGAATACAACCTAAAAACCAAATTTGAGTTTTTTTACACACCAAGAAGACTTGTATTTTTTCACAATGAGTTTTTAAGCAAACAGCCAAATAGCATTATACAAAACATTGGTGCACCAAAAAATGTTGCACAAAAAGATGGAGTTTGGGCTAAAGCTGCTCTTAGTTTTGCAAATAAATGCGGTATTAGTGAAAATGAGCTTAAATTTAAAGAAATAAACGCAAAAGAAGTTTTATACTACGAAGAAGAAAAAATAGGTAAAAACTCTAAAGAAATTTTAGGAGAAATGATAAATAAATTTTTATCATCTTTAAATTTTGGCAAATCTATGCGTTGGGGAAATGGCGAGTTTGAGTTTATAAGACCGGTAACATCTATAATTTGTATGCTTGGAGATGAAAATGTTGCAATGAGTGTATTTGGCATACAAAGCGAGAAAGCATTTTTTCCACACAAAGCATATGGATATGATAAGATTAAATTTAATAGCATCGATGAATACTTTAATAAAATATCTCAAAACGGAATAATACTTAAAGAAGAAGATAGAAAGAATAAAATTTTATCAGAGTTTAGAAATTTAGAGCAAAAACACGACATAAAAATACAAATAGATAATGAACTTTTAAGCGAAGTTGTCGCTATAACAGAGTATCCAACTGCACTTCTTGGTAAATTTGAAAATGAGTTTTTAGATGTTCCAAGTGAAGTTATCATAACTTCTATGAAAGTAAATCAAAGATATTTTCCTGTTTTTAAAGATGGTAAATTATTAAACGGATTTATCGTAGTTAGTAACGCCATTAGCGATGATTATTCACTTATCATAAAAGGAAATGAAAAGGTTTTAAGAGCAAGGCTTAGCGATGCAATGTTTTTTTGGCAAAGCGATCTAAAAACAAAATTTGATTCAAAAATGCTAGAAAATGTTGTGTATATGAAAGAGCTTGGAAGCATAGAGCAAAAAGAAAAAAGCGAAGCAAAATTAGCACAAATTCTAGCAAATTTATACAAAGATGAACTTAGTAAATTTAATATTTCAAATATAAATGAACTTTTAGAAAGATCAATAATGCTAAGCAAAACAGATCTTGTTAGTTTAATGGTAGGTGAATTTAGCGAACTTCAAGGTATTATGGGTGGATATTATGCAAAAAATGCCGGCGAACACGAGCTAGTTTGCACAGCCATAAAAGAGCAGTATCTGCCAACAGGCGAAAATAGCGAGCTTCCAAGCAATCTGTTTTCAGCTTTAGTTTCGCTTTCTTGCAAACTTGACACGCTAATGGCACTTTTTAGCATAAACAAAATTCCAACCGGAAATAAAGACCCTTATGCACTAAGAAGAGCAGCAAATGGGGTTTTAAGAATAATTTTAAATGAAAAATTAAGTTTTGATATAAATGCCATTTTAAAAGAAATATCGCCAAATTATGCTAAATTTGATATAAACACTCTAATTGATTTTATATTTGATAGAATGATAACAATGTATGATGCAAATACATCTATCATAAAAGCTTGTATAAATAGCGGTCAAAGAGATATCAAAAAACTTGATAATGCCATAAAAGCACTTGATGAGATAAGTAAAGATGAAAGTTTTAAGGATAAATTTGATACTTTTAAAAGACTTGCAAATATTATCAAAAATGAGCAAATAGTGGAAGTTGATACAAATTTATTTGAGTTAGATGCTGAAAAAAATCTTCATAGTGAATTCAAAAAAATAAATACCAACGAGCAAGATTATAAAAAATACCTCAACTCGCTTTTTGACCTTAAAAATCATATAGATGACTTCTTTGATAATGTTATGATAAATGTAGAAAATCAGTCTATAAAATCAAATAGAATAGCTATCATAGGTCAAATTTACAAAGCATTTTTAAGAGTTGCGGATATAAAAGAGATAAGCTTTTAA
- a CDS encoding winged helix-turn-helix domain-containing protein, translating to MKVCLMRIDSKMTEVLSFISKTFKISFYSFDAFFDIPIILDHKIRYDAFVLNIDDDYKSRIEFVKSLKESSIQASVIVILNEISADLIKELYCIGCDDFILKTNEITSDAAQILFKILTKYNKSLIYHIKKGVYFNVDLSCLFVGKNEIYLGRKESKLLEILLRHRRKVVTMNQIEIFVWGNEIPRDEAFRSLVRQLRSKVPFEIKNVKGIGYKIP from the coding sequence ATGAAAGTTTGTTTGATGAGAATAGACTCTAAGATGACAGAAGTTTTAAGTTTTATTTCAAAAACATTTAAAATTTCATTTTACTCTTTTGATGCGTTTTTTGATATACCCATAATTTTAGATCACAAAATTCGCTATGATGCTTTTGTGCTAAATATTGACGATGATTATAAAAGTAGGATTGAGTTTGTAAAATCTTTAAAAGAAAGCTCAATTCAAGCATCTGTTATAGTAATTTTAAATGAGATAAGTGCCGATTTGATAAAAGAACTTTATTGTATCGGGTGCGATGATTTTATTTTAAAAACCAATGAAATAACTTCAGATGCCGCACAAATTCTTTTTAAAATTTTAACTAAGTATAATAAATCTCTTATTTATCATATAAAAAAGGGTGTTTATTTTAATGTTGATTTATCATGTCTTTTTGTTGGAAAAAATGAAATTTATCTTGGGCGAAAAGAGTCTAAGCTTTTAGAAATTTTACTTAGACATCGAAGAAAAGTTGTTACTATGAACCAAATAGAAATTTTTGTTTGGGGCAATGAAATTCCTAGAGATGAAGCTTTTCGCTCTCTTGTAAGACAATTAAGATCAAAAGTTCCCTTTGAAATAAAAAATGTTAAGGGAATTGGATATAAAATTCCATAA
- a CDS encoding cytochrome c3 family protein: MKKKIFYFILIGLIIGVMGSYTTTIALTKTSSDKFCVVCHEMDPMVASYRHDVHGGKGDLGFKAQCVDCHLPHDSLVNYIYTKAKNGVVEGYIHFFKDVDQINWLENRKNRLRFVFDDGCVKCHQNIYENSKLSPKGLEMHAHYKKVKSEGKEIGCASCHLEVGHKNLRSVLNYYAKEPEYEIYKDKPKMLEEKDKIVKELSEQK; the protein is encoded by the coding sequence ATGAAAAAGAAAATATTTTATTTTATTTTGATAGGTTTAATAATCGGTGTTATGGGCTCATATACAACAACAATCGCTCTTACTAAAACAAGTAGTGATAAATTTTGTGTTGTGTGTCATGAAATGGATCCGATGGTTGCATCATATAGACATGATGTTCATGGCGGTAAAGGGGATTTAGGTTTTAAGGCTCAGTGTGTTGATTGTCACTTACCGCACGATTCTTTGGTTAATTACATTTATACTAAGGCTAAAAACGGAGTAGTTGAAGGATACATCCATTTTTTTAAAGATGTTGATCAAATAAATTGGTTAGAAAATAGAAAAAATAGATTAAGATTTGTATTTGATGACGGTTGTGTTAAATGTCATCAAAATATTTATGAGAATTCAAAACTATCACCTAAGGGTCTTGAAATGCATGCACATTATAAAAAAGTTAAATCCGAAGGTAAAGAGATAGGTTGTGCAAGTTGTCATTTAGAGGTTGGACATAAAAATTTAAGAAGTGTGTTAAATTACTATGCCAAAGAACCTGAGTATGAAATTTATAAAGATAAACCAAAAATGCTTGAAGAAAAAGATAAAATTGTAAAAGAATTAAGTGAGCAAAAATAA
- a CDS encoding flavocytochrome c translates to MNHNDSRRKFIKLAGVGVGASMLGASNLMAKPIDVKDVKFDEEYDVVVIGTGFAGLAAAAKAAEKGLSVLVIEKMGRVGGNSTINGGGMAVPNNPIQKERNIKDSKEIFIKDCLKAGLGINHVELLETIVDRAADSVSFAEKCGAKFQHELSWFGGHSVPRTIVTENNSGSGIIIPMSKYVEENEKCKLYKRTKFDEFVLDEAGRVVGIKARVEYRFDSKLFNDDKENKSGEVKYFGAKKGVVLASGGFGMDKFYRKLQDPRIPDDMDSTNHPGATAGAMAKAFEIGACPVQVDWIQFGPWASPDERGFGVAPILTQQGLFKYGMAVDVKTGKRFMNELADRKTRADAEFVILRKDPKANPVAIGTQNTFGPEIKNVIQKGLDSGVMKKYNTLDEVAIAYKIPAAALKESVKKYNDGVKAGKDEFGKPVEQFKGECINESGPFYCIRLTPKPHHTMGGVKINTKAQVISMDTQEPIPGLYAAGEVTGGTHGASRLGSVAITDCLVFGMIAGENI, encoded by the coding sequence ATGAACCATAATGATTCAAGAAGAAAGTTTATCAAACTTGCAGGTGTTGGCGTAGGTGCTAGTATGCTAGGTGCATCAAATTTAATGGCTAAACCAATTGATGTAAAAGATGTTAAATTTGATGAAGAATATGATGTTGTTGTTATAGGAACAGGTTTTGCCGGACTTGCAGCAGCAGCAAAAGCAGCAGAAAAAGGTTTAAGTGTTCTTGTGATTGAGAAAATGGGTAGAGTTGGTGGAAATTCAACCATAAATGGTGGCGGAATGGCAGTTCCAAACAATCCTATTCAAAAAGAAAGAAATATTAAAGATTCAAAAGAAATTTTTATCAAAGATTGCTTAAAAGCGGGACTTGGCATTAATCATGTTGAATTACTTGAAACAATAGTAGATAGAGCAGCTGATTCTGTATCTTTTGCAGAAAAATGCGGTGCAAAATTCCAGCACGAACTATCATGGTTTGGCGGTCACTCAGTCCCTAGAACAATTGTTACTGAAAATAATAGCGGCTCAGGAATAATCATCCCTATGTCAAAATATGTTGAAGAAAATGAAAAATGCAAACTTTACAAAAGAACAAAATTTGATGAGTTTGTGCTTGATGAAGCTGGTAGAGTTGTAGGAATAAAAGCTAGAGTTGAGTATAGATTTGATTCAAAATTATTTAATGATGATAAAGAAAACAAAAGTGGCGAAGTTAAATATTTTGGTGCAAAAAAAGGTGTTGTATTAGCATCAGGCGGTTTTGGTATGGATAAATTTTATAGAAAATTACAAGATCCAAGAATTCCTGATGATATGGATTCTACAAATCATCCAGGAGCAACTGCTGGTGCTATGGCTAAAGCATTTGAAATCGGAGCTTGCCCAGTTCAAGTAGATTGGATTCAATTTGGTCCATGGGCTAGTCCAGATGAGAGAGGTTTTGGAGTGGCTCCGATTTTAACTCAACAAGGTTTATTTAAATACGGGATGGCTGTTGATGTAAAAACAGGAAAGCGTTTTATGAATGAGCTTGCTGATAGAAAAACAAGAGCTGACGCTGAATTTGTAATACTAAGAAAAGATCCTAAGGCTAACCCAGTTGCGATAGGAACCCAAAACACATTTGGTCCTGAAATTAAAAATGTAATCCAAAAAGGCTTAGATAGTGGCGTTATGAAAAAATACAACACACTTGATGAGGTTGCTATTGCTTATAAAATTCCAGCTGCTGCTTTAAAAGAAAGTGTTAAAAAATACAACGACGGAGTTAAAGCCGGAAAAGATGAGTTTGGCAAACCTGTTGAACAATTCAAAGGCGAGTGCATAAATGAAAGCGGTCCGTTTTATTGCATACGCTTAACTCCAAAACCACATCACACAATGGGCGGTGTTAAAATTAATACTAAAGCACAAGTTATTTCTATGGATACACAAGAACCAATCCCTGGACTTTATGCAGCAGGTGAGGTTACAGGCGGAACACACGGAGCTAGCAGACTTGGAAGTGTGGCAATTACTGATTGTTTAGTATTTGGAATGATAGCTGGAGAAAATATATAA